The Ciona intestinalis chromosome 11, KH, whole genome shotgun sequence genome has a segment encoding these proteins:
- the LOC100182462 gene encoding WD repeat-containing protein on Y chromosome-like has translation MTEQLKLPVIGKKKSSSTLLPPVVGSCCSTRSLGGRRSVESRGSTCATSDGDLDKSLSSTDSLTVEESNQLNRRKKSTIDQSNSIKTNLKMAGKESGKSGKKVDDQMNYEHLQQLEQIFNEGSKGEEGLDMKEFRVAMKKTMGNDIDDTELDMIFMKVDNNCDGTVDWDEYLSYMLLEYQEKKNMFTLDQDCPFPNRLSIKTSNHLESICSVRLLQAFGRANAHGEAEPDDSASRYLTLSREGVLNIWNMDWTLQKSLTLDAAKGMSGQPTNPAGSKGLAVTDMVCMPNCNTVAVASTDYEVSFYSMTSNMVQRRFQIKNLKDCPLTMDYSYNFKKPQNAILLWGDTSGSIVIIRFHENPNLSLFSAPLCPNNQISLKRVLQGSINGLIAARFKNVHTDWVQQVRYFINKKGLECFISGCVKDDTALFFADITEKVTGTGKQRMNVNRRSYFCIRKGVLCLTYDPEWNLIVTGSRDCDVRVWNPYVIAKSSAVLKGHNSAVLNVVVRSFDHQIISVSKDKNVRVWDLRDYSCKQNIHGRNIPLGRLDITAVCFNERYKELVIATNRIGVLHPRASAVTSYSLKQTKSHQKPVARVLFNPLFNQIVTGSEDSMVCLWDIKTGVKQMQFNTGNDVEITCMAFDPTNRRLLIGGRNGAAILWNFNNGAKLRSLEKMDNQEITDVVFTRQRIVTAGWNRHVRIYLDSYGNDQYELLNQTHDDDVLSLDYHKSDSLLASASYDGDVYIWSVDAGEVLMTFNMHISLLPIHREDQVVKKEKKHRVRKLKKPYSTASSASESESKKSRHGRRSATTIGFVVKKDDVWLPSNLPWLKKSKKQWNDKEESVSSDSTFSETESERTHSSNSRSSSRSSANEEIHKKAMQTDRAVYKVLFLQMRQASETCSTLITAGTDGWLSAWSVHQRGGMLGYYHACKKRDRGDFVTFMVSDEKNKVLVTGDSRGYLRVWDIEKYCNEEDVVRRRSIVDSSMEMTSSYASSVYSYQSNCRYLPTDQPPVLKMSVRAHTSAVTSIAYVTNYGMIASGGVDGSVRLWAINGRYIGTFGQPDSWSIDLPIEMSELPVAIPSDVRRVASPTTLRTAKGSVHTQWKQVKNAVNFVNLAGRLNDMNMNTKASKKPIPKAVRVVQEEMVRRNSIEQRLNAVSDRLLEESAPETAMESRQRRGSVTVWMQDIPHSITCKHKSVDQVEQTFQRIKKEGLKSKILGNINYKPKLRHRRHRIDTDIKWCDKHAVIFNSLPFAQLNQPAIPPTPEHMRKENKENARYHFNMAQKKLQLSAAFRRASRQESRPKSKTPDFTKTHDNVITLPPIGGGKEPHRSGELRNEAGHKIVVKKSNISKHRAPSPLASLPVIA, from the exons ATGACGGAACAACTAAAACTTCCGGTGATCGGGAAAAAGAAATCATCGAGCACTTTACTGCCGCCAGTGGTGGGTTCATGTTGTTCAACACGGTCACTAGGTGGGAGAAGAAGCGTCGAGTCGCGTGGTTCAACGTGTGCTACGTCAGATGGGGACTTGGATAAAAG tCTTTCATCAACGGATTCGTTGACAGTTGAAGAAAGCAACCAATTGAATCGGAGAAAGAAATCAACCATTGACCAATCAAATTCGATCAAGACCAATTTAAAAATGGCGGGAAAG GAAAGCGGAAAGTCAGGAAAGAAAGTTGACGATCAAATGAACTACGAACACTTGCAACAACTTGAGCAGATATTTAATGAAG GCTCCAAGGGCGAAGAAGGATTGGACATGAAAGAATTCCGAGTAGCTATGAAGAAAACGATGGGAAACGATATCGATGATACAGAGTTGGATATGATATTTATGAAG GTTGACAACAATTGTGACGGAACGGTGGATTGGGATGAATACCTTTCATACATGTTGTTGGAATATCAAGAGAAGAAGAATATGTTTACACTGGACCAAGATTGTCCATTTCCAAACCGTTTGTCAATTAAGACAAGCAATCATCTGGAGTCGATATGTAGTGTAAGGTTGCTACAG GCATTTGGTCGGGCAAATGCTCATGGTGAGGCTGAACCAGATGATTCAGCTAGCAGGTACCTCACCTTGTCAAGAGaaggtgttttaaatatttggaaCATGGATTGGACGCTACAGAAGTCTCTAACATTAGATGCAGCGAAGGGCATGTCGGGCCAACCAACAAACCCAGCAG GAAGTAAGGGTTTGGCTGTGACAGATATGGTGTGTATGCCGAACTGCAACACAGTGGCAGTTGCTTCTACTGATTATGAAGTGTCTTTTTACTCAATGACATCAAACATGGTGCAGAGGagatttcaaattaaaa atCTCAAAGACTGTCCCTTAACCATGGACTACAgctacaactttaaaaaacctCAGAATGCAATCCTACTGTGGGGGGACACCAGTGGAAGCATAGTCATTATAAGATTCCATGAAAATCCCAATCTAAGTCTGTTTTCTGCCCCGTTATGCCCAAATAACCAAATCAGTTTAAAGCGAGTGTTGCAAGGAAGTATTAATGGCTTGATAGCAGCGAGATTTAAGAACGTGCATACAGATTGGGTCCAGCAAGTCAGATACTTCATtaataaaaag GGCCTAGAATGCTTTATTTCTGGATGTGTAAAAGATGACACTGCACTATTTTTTGCTGATATCACAGAAAAAGTAACAGGCACTGGCAAGCAAAGAATGAATGTCAACAG GCGCTCATACTTCTGCATAAGAAAGGGTGTTCTTTGTCTAACATATGATCCTGAATGGAACCTTATTGTGACTGGTAGTCGTGATTGTGATGTAAGAGTATGGAACCCATATGTAATTGCTAAGTCATCAGCAGTATTGAAAGGTCATAATTCAGCTGTTCTTAATGTGGTGGTACGGTCATTTGATCACCAAATTATCAG TGTCAGCAAGGACAAGAATGTAAGAGTTTGGGATCTCCGAGATTACTCGTGCAAACAAAACATCCATGGTCGTAACATTCCACTTGGTAGACTTGATATCACAgcagtttgttttaatgagaGATACAAAGAACTTGTGATCGCTACAAACAGGATTGGAGTCCTTCACCCACGAGCATCAGCAGTTACAAgttattctttaaaacaaactaaaagcCACCAGAAACCTGTAGCTAGAGTGTTGTTTAATCCACTGTTTAACCAG ATAGTGACAGGGAGTGAAGACTCGATGGTTTGTCTCTGGGACATAAAGACTGGGGTGAAACAAATGCAGTTTAACACTGGTAATGATGTGGAGATAACTTGCATGGCCTTTGATCCAACAAACAGAAGATTGTTAATAG GAGGGAGAAATGGTGCAGCTATTTTATGGAACTTTAACAACGGAGCAAAACTTCGAAGCTTGGAAAAGATGGATAACCAGGAGATTACTGACGTTGTGTTTACAAG GCAACGTATTGTAACAGCAGGGTGGAACCGACATGTCAGAATTTACTTGGATTCTTACGGGAACGACCAATATGAGTTGTTGAACCAAACACATGATGATGATGTACTAAGCCTGGACTATCACAAGTCAGATTCATTACTCGCATCAGCATCTTATGATGGGGATGTCTATATATGGTCAGTTGATGCTGGGGAAGTACTCATGACATTCAACATGCATATAAGCTTGTTGCCAATACACAGAGAAGACCAGGTTGTTAAGAAGGAGAAAAAACACAGGGTTCGAAAGTTGAAGAAGCCATACAGTACTGCAAGCAGTGCATCTG agTCAGAAAGCAAGAAATCCCGTCATGGAAGAAGGTCGGCCACAACTATTGGGTTTGTTGTGAAGAAAGATGATGTGTGGTTGCCATCTAATTTACCATGGCTGAAGAAGAGTAAAAAGCAATGGAATG ACAAAGAAGAAAGCGTTTCCTCTGACAGTACTTTCAGTGAGACCGAAAGTGAGCGCACTCACTCCTCCAACTCTAGGAGCAGCTCAAGGTCAAGTGCCAATGAAGAAATTCATAAGAAAGCCATGCAGACCGACCGTGCGGTTTATAAAGTCCTTTTCCTCCAAATGAGACAAGCATCAGAGACATGCTCTACACTTATAACAGCGGGAACTGATGGCTGGTTAAGCGCTTGGTCTGTTCATCAACGTGGTGGTATGCTGGGTTACTACCATGCTTGTAAGAAGCGGGACAGAGGTGACTTTGTTACCTTCATGGTAAGCGATGAGAAGAATAAGGTTCTGGTAACTGGGGACAGCAGAGGTTATCTTAGAGTGTGGGATATTGAGAAGTATTGCAATGAAGAAGATGTTGTTAGGAGAAGATCAATTGTAGACTCATCAATGGAAATGACATCTTCATATGCCTCATCTGTTTATTCA TATCAATCCAACTGTCGATATCTACCAACCGACCAACCCCCAGTGTTAAAGATGTCGGTTCGAGCACACACCTCTGCAGTCACTTCCATAGCTTATGTCACAAACTATGGGATGATTGCATCTGGAGGGGTGGATGGGAGTGTAAGGTTGTGGGCAATCAATGGGAGATATATTGGAACTTTTGGCCAACCAGATTCATGGAGCATTGACTTACCAATTGAG ATGAGTGAGCTGCCAGTAGCCATACCCTCAGATGTAAGACGGGTAGCTTCACCCACAACGCTACGTACGGCTAAAGGCAGCGTTCATACGCAGTGGAAGCAAGTGAAAAATGCAGTGAATTTTGTCAACCTAGCAGGAAGGCTAAATGATATGAATATGAATACGAAAGCTTCTAAGAAACCGATACCAAAAGCAGTACGAGTGGTACAGGAGGAAATGGTCAGGAGAAATTCAATTGAACAAAGGCTTAATGCAGTTTCAGACAGATTACTTGAG GAATCTGCACCTGAGACAGCCATGGAATCTCGACAAAGAAGGGGAAGTGTAACTGTATGGATGCAAGATATTCCTCATTCTATAACATGCAAGCATAAATCAGTTGATCAA GTTGAACAAACCTTTCAAAGAATAAAGAAAGAAGGATTGAAAAGCAAGATACTGGGAAATATCAATTACAAACCTAAATTGAGACACAGAAGGCATAGAATTGATACTGATATTAA ATGGTGCGACAAACATGCTGTGATATTTAATTCCCTTCCATTTGCGCAACTCAACCAACCTGCCATACCCCCAACCCCTGAACATATGCGGAAGGAGAATAAAGAGAATGCGCGATATCATTTCAACATGGCGCAGAAGAAGTTACAATTATCTGCAGCTTTTAGACGAGCTTCAAGACAGGAAAGTCGACCGAAATCTAAAACTCCTGATTTTACTAAAACCCATGATAATGTTATCACCCTTCCACCAATTGGTGGCGGAAAAGAGCCACACAGATCTGGGGAGTTACGAAACGAAGCCGGCCATAAAATCGTGGTCAAAAAGTCAAATATTTCGAAACACAGAGCACCCTCACCTCTTGCCTCACTACCCGTCATTGCTTGA
- the LOC104266204 gene encoding uncharacterized protein LOC104266204 produces MVTKLYSLLLVFNVLCIYENTAEAFLNIEDLKDSNYNIEILKSPIYKENLNSKDGVRLSSKYGQAYYCNTSKALAEDKSVDLVPADHPIPLMLVSLSSPCLTTIKGWWTYEFCFNGRIKQYHSEDGVVMGEPISLGDFEADYNWKNKTNDDGVKHSVFKKKEKKLVSYHSQTYVNGTMCGLLNAQRSTEVRFYCDNSVIESYIERVDEPSTCSYLIIIKTPLICAHPYTKPASKILKADISCQPIIPKPVAGLEKPALNWHWSNGRATNSKVSLKHASEKFSLLEMKLKFVKNLAMTVIQSFMKPENLVELSGKLLRKLLVIIMEKFLSTENLPTATVARSVQKDIELFYQQKKNYARNYFYDPVLLGNQGVKITLKHVDSMSGEVVDNGDQDRMLRSMEDDISRELEDAGIGSGTRLEVHLISNHDLTGNGMNKEESRQFREVLLEVLGGSQFEHKEKQRYNDLIDNYSMLYADKTKEFSNMNKDRNDDDTT; encoded by the coding sequence ATGGTTACCAAATTATATAGTTTATTGTTGGTATTcaatgttttatgtatttacgAAAATACAGCAGAAGCGTTTCTAAATATCGAAGATCTTAAAGACTCAAATTATAATATTGAGATTTTAAAGTCACCAATTTATAAGGAAAATTTAAACTCTAAAGATGGTGTACGTTTGTCATCTAAATACGGGCAGGCATATTACTGCAATACATCCAAGGCACTAGCTGAAGATAAAAGTGTAGACCTTGTACCTGCTGATCATCCAATACCTTTAATGTTGGTGTCACTTTCATCACCATGTCTTACTACAATTAAAGGCTGGTGGACTTATGAGTTTTGCTTTAATGGCAGAATTAAGCAATACCATAGTGAAGATGGAGTAGTCATGGGAGAACCCATTAGTCTTGGGGATTTTGAGGCAGATTAtaattggaaaaataaaacaaatgatgaTGGAGTAAAACATTCTGtgtttaaaaagaaagaaaagaaattagTGTCTTACCATTCGCAAACTTATGTTAATGGTACTATGTGTGGATTGCTTAACGCACAGAGGAGTACTGAGGTTCGTTTTTATTGCGATAACTCTGTAATTGAGAGTTACATTGAGAGAGTGGATGAACCATCAACTTGCTCATACTTGATTATAATTAAAACCCCTTTGATCTGTGCACACCCTTACACTAAACCTGcatctaaaatattaaaagcagATATCAGTTGCCAACCTATTATCCCTAAACCAGTGGCTGGGCTTGAGAAACCTGCATTGAATTGGCATTGGTCAAATGGTCGAGCAACAAATTCAAAGGTTTCTCTAAAACATGCAAGTgaaaagttttctttattaGAAATGAAgttaaagtttgtaaaaaatcttGCTATGACTGTTATACAAAGCTTCATGAAGCCAGAGAACCTGGTTGAGCTATCCGGAAAACTCTTGCGAAAATTGCTTGTTATTATTATGGAGAAGTTCCTGAGCACTGAGAATCTGCCCACTGCAACAGTGGCCCGCAGTGTGCAGAAGGATATTGAGTTGTTTTATCAGCAGAAGAAGAATTATGCGAGGAACTATTTTTATGACCCAGTATTGCTGGGAAACCAAGGTGTCAAGATAACCTTGAAACATGTTGACTCCATGAGCGGAGAGGTGGTGGATAATGGGGATCAGGATCGGATGTTGCGGAGCATGGAAGATGATATAAGTCGGGAGCTAGAGGATGCAGGGATCGGATCAGGAACGAGGTTAGAGGTTCATCTTATCTCGAACCATGATCTTACCGGAAACGGGATGAATAAAGAGGAGAGTCGCCAGTTTCGAGAAGTTCTTCTTGAGGTTTTAGGAGGATCTCAGTTTGaacataaagaaaaacaaagatatAATGACCTCATTGATAACTACAGTATGTTGTATGCTGATAAAACAAAAGAGTTTTCAAACATGAACAAGGATAGAAATGATGATGACACAACATGA
- the LOC100187228 gene encoding SCO-spondin, whose amino-acid sequence MGKELLFAVTLLLVVTGIINVSYKSNFSNRTKRAIGTKPPGVQGTCGGARRGRSGYIASQNFPHGNYPAGLNCNWTIVVRTGYVIKFEFRYMDVEDAPVQKGSDCGADAISIYDGTRITDPLVGGQKFCGPDTVFNPVYSTKKRVRLNFKTDFSDQFEGFAIFWSAVRPPSVSFNCDFESLNGLCVGWTQHSSANFLWKHHSGRTPSGIMSATGPTNDHTHQSADGKYLYIEASGIQPGKRAIILSPSKQISNLQFYCLEFWYHMRGDGIGILRVQQLTSGLDPDEGRIIFNKFGHQGSSWMQAQINITRSDHPAQFAFIGTRGSTYRGDIAIDDITITDNICIPPVTTTTTTTTTTTTTTTTTTPAPTTTTTTTTRPTTTIATASTNPIPTTRFIYTIAPLTGCGEGELQCRDIGNCVSPDWICDGTPDCEYNDDEENCGGPTAAWEKWRAWSECTQTCGGGSRERSRRCIGGDPGDAGCEGTVYTQEECGTDVCRSWTNWQQWADCSVSCEGGFKTRTRNCTGGEPGDPGCIGRYAELINCNQHNCPRWSTWSSWSPCSVTCNDGFITRGRSCEGGNVGVEGCVGVVREAMACSDANITLPTCYVWDDWTSWSSCNRTCGGGFKNRTRECMMMNVNSSPCEGPTHEVAACATMKCSNVTCYSGTLTNTSSLTVANTLVNRSCAEYPHGNDSLINGEYIFKCGYATYIANVMGIQMEMFHGSCIPATQCGNFTCENLQLQIQGVGTTISSCRTSCCDGDLCNSPPPSIAPVSVHQTTMCLMSPCQNGGSCVPTRGLNGQDYSCLCRAGYSGRNCQNAAQLTCFMGTTTTMGYSGNVSMLPAACGVGENVCMMTTVVGTIDFGSPQEVMFHIGRCANSMTCGSASCALSTSMITQMNITSCNVTCCDTNYCNVAPAKPTTPSTPATTTTALSTTTLARVLQACPPRNLRVAGLRGRRCPSACDNDGDCAVNKRCLCDGPCGKTCSDPSISCSPNYSRFRSIARSLTCTRGTGVGSKCTFSCSRGYSLVGLPNLNCQSTGRWDKPRIPTCRPRSAANCPRRNLGLATQRGRTCPPSCITDAQCGEGNKCQCDGPCGTTCSSPDTTCSPDISTEVSPHRLVRCTSGNRVGSKCKFTCSFGYKLVGFPNFNCQSTGTWDKTRAPTCRATSSTQCRRSRANHDRCCGRTSYSSKSLICCEGRLRRRTRQTTACCGSSSYRPITHSCCNNRTYAKTQQGCCDGTIYNLFNQECSNNQVSTIANVEEEEEEGEGGMGASSTIQTNEEEEEEEEEEVE is encoded by the exons ATGGGAAAAGAATTGCTGTTTGCAGTAACTCTTTTATTAGTAGTGACAGGTATTATAAACGTTTCCTACAAAAGCAATTTTTCAAACCGAACGAAAAGAGCAATTGGAACGAAAC CACCAGGAGTACAAGGAACATGTGGTGGCGCACGTAGAGGACGATCAGGTTATATTGCAAGTCAAAATTTTCCCCACGGGAATTACCCCGCAGGGCTGAACTGCAATTGGACTATAGTTGTTAGGACGGGATACGTTATAAAG tTTGAGTTTCGCTATATGGACGTTGAAGACGCGCCTGTGCAGAAGGGTAGCGATTGTGGTGCAGATGCGATCTCTATATATGATGGAACACGAATAACTGATCCGCTAGTGGGCGGGCAGAA ATTCTGCGGACCCGACACGGTGTTCAATCCCGTGTATTCCACAAAAAAGAGGGTACGGTTAAATTTTAAGACCGATTTTTCTGACCAATTTGAAGGATTCGCAATATTTTGGTCAGCGGTTCGGCCACCAA GTGTTTCATTTAACTGTGATTTTGAATCTCTCAATGGTTTATGTGTTGGGTGGACACAACATTCTTCTGCAAATTTTCTATGGAAACACCACAGCGGTCGTACCCCTTCTGGTATTATGTCGGCAACTGGTCCGACAAATGACCACACCCACCAATCTGCTG ATGGGAAATACTTGTACATTGAAGCATCCGGCATACAACCAGGTAAAAGAGCAATTATTCTCTCTCCAAGCAAACAAATATCAAACTTACAATTTTACTGCCTAGAATTTTG GTATCACATGCGTGGTGATGGTATTGGAATACTTCGTGTCCAACAATTAACCTCCGGATTAGATCCAGATGAAGGAAGAATTATCTTCAACAAGTTTGGTCATCAGGGATCATCGTGGATGCAAGCTCAAATCAACATCACAAGGAGTGACCATCCAGCACAG TTTGCCTTCATTGGGACAAGAGGAAGCACTTATCGGGGAGATATTGctattgatgacatcacaattacaGACAATATATGCATTCCTCCTGTTACAACAACTACAACGacgacaacaacaactacaactACTACTACGACCACTACTCCTgccccaacaacaacaacaaccaccaCCACTAGGCCTACAACAACAATAGCAACAGCATCAACAAATCCAATACCAACAACACGATTTATCTACACCATCGCCCCATTG ACTGGATGTGGTGAAGGTGAACTACAATGTAGAGATATTGGAAACTGTGTTAGTCCTGATTGGATTTGTGATGGAACACCt GATTGTGAATATAACGACGATGAAGAAAATTGTGGAGGACCTACTGCTG CATGGGAAAAATGGCGGGCTTGGAGCGAATGCACACAAACGTGTGGTGGGGGGAGTAGGGAGAGGTCTCGACGTTGCATAGGAGGTGACCCTGGTGACGCGGGGTGTGAAGGGACGGTGTATACACAGGAGGAATGTGGGACAGATGTTTGTCGGA GTTGGACCAATTGGCAACAATGGGCAGATTGTAGTGTTAGTTGTGAAGgaggttttaaaacaaggaCAAGAAATTGCACAGGAGGCGAACCAGGAGAT CCTGGATGCATCGGCCGATATGCTGAACTTATTAATTGTAACCAACATAATTGTCCACGATGGAGCACGTGGTCGTCATGGTCACCGTGTTCGGTGACGTGCAACGATGGATTTATCACAAGGGGGCGGTCTTGTGAAGGAGGAAAC GTTGGAGTAGAAGGTTGTGTTGGGGTCGTAAGGGAAGCCATGGCATGCAGTGATGCTAATATTACTTTGCCTACTTGTTATG TATGGGATGATTGGACATCGTGGTCAAGTTGCAATAGAACCTGTGGCGGTGGCTTCAAGAACCGCACGAGGGAGTGTATGATGATGAATGTTAATTCCTCCCCATGTGAAGGACCAACACACGAGGTCGCTGCTTGCGCAACAATGAAATGCTCAA ACGTGACATGTTACTCCGGCACGCTCACCAACACAAGCTCACTTACTGTGGCCAATACTTTGGTCAACAGAAGTTGTGCTGAATATCCCCATGGTAACGACTCACTCATAAATGgggaatatattttcaaatgtGGTTACGCAACATACATAGCAAATGTTATGGGAATTCAAA TGGAGATGTTCCACGGTAGTTGTATACCCGCAACGCAGTGCGGTAACTTTACATGTGAGAACTTACAACTCCAAATACAAGGTGTTGGTACCACCATATCTTCATGTAGAACTTCTTGTTGTGATGGTGATTTATGTAATTCACCTCCACCATCTATAGCACCTGTGTCAGTACATCAAACAA caATGTGTCTAATGAGCCCGTGTCAGAATGGTGGCTCTTGTGTGCCCACTAGAGGATTGAATGGTCAAGATTACAGCTGTCTTTGCAGAGCGGGATATTCTGGAAGGAATTGTCAAAATG CTGCCCAGTTGACTTGTTTCATGGGTACAACCACCACTATGGGTTACAGTGGCAATGTAAGTATGTTACCTGCTGCTTGTGGGGTGGGTGAGAATGTTTGTATGATGACTACAGTGGTTGGAACAATAGACTTTGGATCTCCACAAGAAG TTATGTTCCACATTGGAAGGTGTGCCAATTCAATGACATGCGGAAGTGCAAGTTGTGCGTTGTCAACATCCATGATAACACAAATGAATATAACCTCATGCAATGTTACTTGCTGTGATACCAATTATTGCAATGTTGCTCCTGCT AAACCCACCACCCCATCCACccctgcaacaacaacaacagcattaTCAACTACTACCCTTGCTCGTGTTTTACAAG cATGTCCACCCCGAAACCTCCGTGTCGCTGGGTTACGAGGCCGACGGTGCCCATCAGCTTGTGACAATGATGGTGATTGTGCTGTCAACAAGCGTTGTCTTTGTGACGGACCGTGTGGGAAAACATGTTCAGATCCAA GTATTTCTTGTTCACCGAATTATTCTCGTTTCCGATCCATCGCACGCAGCTTGACATGCACACGAGGTACAGGGGTCGGGTCTAAGTGCACGTTCTCGTGCTCCAGGGGTTATAGTTTAGTTGGCTTACCAAACCTTAACTGCCAAAGCacaggaagatgggacaaacCAAGAATACCAACGTGTAGACCAAGATCTG CTGCCAACTGTCCCCGTAGAAACCTGGGCCTCGCGACACAGCGGGGACGCACGTGCCCACCTTCGTGCATCACTGATGCTCAGTGTGGGGAGGGAAATAAATGTCAATGTGACGGACCATGCGGAACCACTTGTTCCTCGCCTG ATACTACTTGCTCTCCTGATATTTCCACGGAGGTTTCACCCCACCGTCTGGTGAGGTGTACAAGCGGGAACAGGGTTGGttcaaaatgtaaatttacgTGTTCGTTTGGTTACAAACTGGTTGGGTTTCCCAACTTTAACTGCCAGAGTACAGGAACATGGGACAAGACAAGAGCCCCAACGTGCAGAGCTACCT CATCCACACAATGCAGAAGAAGTCGTGCCAACCATGATAGATGTTGTGGGAGGACATCTTATTCATCAAAGTCACTTATATGTTGTGAAGGAAGGTTAAG GAGACGAACCCGTCAAACCACGGCTTGCTGTGGAAGTTCAAGTTACCGACCCATCACCCATTCATGTTGTAACAATAGGACTTATGCG AAAACTCAGCAAGGTTGTTGTGATGGAACGATCTATAATTTGTTCAATCAAGAATGCTCCAATAATCAAGTTTCAACTATTGCTAATGTGGAGGAGGAAGAGGAGGAAGGAGAAGGAGGAATGGGAGCATCAAGTACAATACAAACTAATGAGGAGGaagaggaggaggaggaggaggaggtAGAGTGA
- the LOC101242994 gene encoding magnesium transporter NIPA2 — MNAVLSSIFLGEKLNRLGKIGVLLSLVGSTIIVIHAPTHEKVSNYSELVERFIDPAFLIYCGILLVVAAVLIVFIAPKRGHIDLMVYVTICNVVGALTVLCGKGLGISIKDIFTPPEVNPVTPYLHPLFWVLVAANLIGIPVQVVYFNKALALFNTSAISPIKYVFTNLFLIFGSILLFREFAFLSWRDCTGLGCGFVTIVTGVVLLNSYKDTKPTSGYNRVPDLEMDSL, encoded by the exons ATGAA CGCTGTCCTGTCGTCCATCTTTCTCGGGGAGAAATTGAACAGACTTGGCAAGATTGGagttttattaagtttagtTGGTTCCACTATCATAGTAATACATGCACCAACTCATGAGAAGGTTTCAAACTACAGTGAATTGGTTGAAAGGTTCATTGACCCTG CTTTCCTCATATACTGTGGTATTCTACTCGTTGTTGCCGCTGTTCTCATTGTCTTCATCGCTCCTAAACGCGGCCACATCGATCTTATGGTGTACGTCACAATATGTAACGTTGTGGGGGCGCTTACAGTTTTGTGTGGTAAAGGGTTGGGGATTTCTATCAAGGATATATTTACCCCACCCGAAGTTAACCCAGTAACCCCCTACCTACACCCCTTGTTCTGGGTGCTGGTCGCAGCGAACTTGATAGGAATACCAGTGCAG GtcgtatattttaacaaagccCTTGCCCTGTTTAACACGAGCGCTATCTCGCCCATTAAATACGTCTTCACCAACCTCTTCCTGATCTTCGGATCAATCCTCCTCTTCCGGGAGTTTGCTTTCCTCTCATGGAGGGATTGCACTGGACTCGGATGTGGGTTCGTCACCATAGTAACAGGGGTCGTCCTCCTAAACTCATATAAAGACACGAAACCAACGTCAGGGTATAACCGAGTGCCAGACCTGGAAATGGACTCACTGTAA